The Chryseobacterium suipulveris genome window below encodes:
- the rplU gene encoding 50S ribosomal protein L21, which translates to MFAIVEIAGLQYKVVQDQKLFVNRLKGDKGAKVSFDKVLLTVNGTTTIGAPAVSGITVDAEILDHVKADKVIVFKKKRRKGYEKKNGHRQSLTQIQITGITGFDGAKKTAKKETAKAESTEAKTVKAEPKAEKAAAPKAEKTEEKKASSKDDAATVNFSEEHELNYLLQKHGMSESADNRKVLVELGKECKEKEGKRILSTEVFDAYIAENIDKLTPKK; encoded by the coding sequence ATGTTTGCAATTGTAGAAATAGCAGGGCTTCAATACAAAGTTGTACAAGACCAGAAGTTGTTTGTAAACCGTTTGAAAGGAGACAAAGGAGCGAAAGTTTCTTTCGACAAAGTTCTTCTTACCGTGAACGGTACTACAACAATCGGCGCCCCGGCTGTAAGCGGCATCACTGTAGATGCTGAAATCCTTGACCACGTGAAAGCGGATAAAGTAATCGTTTTCAAAAAGAAAAGAAGAAAAGGTTACGAAAAGAAAAACGGTCACCGTCAATCTTTAACTCAAATTCAAATCACTGGAATCACCGGATTTGACGGAGCAAAAAAAACGGCGAAAAAAGAAACCGCTAAAGCTGAATCTACTGAAGCAAAAACGGTAAAAGCAGAACCTAAAGCTGAAAAAGCGGCAGCTCCAAAAGCTGAAAAGACAGAGGAGAAAAAAGCTTCTTCAAAAGATGATGCTGCAACGGTAAACTTCAGCGAAGAACACGAATTGAACTATCTTCTTCAAAAGCACGGTATGTCTGAATCTGCAGACAACAGAAAAGTTCTTGTAGAACTTGGTAAAGAGTGCAAAGAAAAAGAAGGTAAAAGAATTTTGAGTACTGAAGTATTCGATGCTTACATTGCAGAAAATATCGACAAATTAACTCCAAAAAAATAA